From Juglans regia cultivar Chandler chromosome 8, Walnut 2.0, whole genome shotgun sequence, the proteins below share one genomic window:
- the LOC118343757 gene encoding ABC transporter B family member 4-like isoform X1, producing the protein MEMENGLNVGTTTTQEGAELKNNVEKAENNSPNVIGDREDFEKSTGGDQNSKTVPFLKLFSFADSTDVFLMIAGTMGAIGNGSGLPLITVFFGEMINSLGSSTDIVPLVSKVCLKVVYLGIGVGAAGFIQVACWMITGERQAARIRGLYLKAILRQDVAFFDKETNTGEVVERMSGDTVLIQDAMGEKVGKFLQLISTFIGGFVVAFSKGWLLTLVMLASFPLLVASGGLMSIVMAKTASRGQAAYSNAANVVEQTISSIRTVASFTGEKQAVMNYKRFLMTDYKAGVHEGLVSGLGFAAFKLVVFGSFAMAVWFGSKLILNKGYNGGDVLNVITAVLTGSASLGEASPCMNAFVAGKAAAYKMFKTIERKPKIDTYSTKGKILDDIHGDIELRDVFFSYPARPNEQIFSGFSLYINRGTTSALVGQSGSGKSTVISLIERFYDPQAGEVLIDGINLKDFHLKWIRQKIGLVSQEPVLFASSIKDNIAYGKDGTTFEEIRVATELANAAKFIDKLPQGLDTVVGGHGMQLSGGQKQRIAIARAILKDPRILLLDEATSALDAESERIVQEALDRIMVNRTTVIVAHRLSTVRNADMIAVIRQGKIVEKGSHSELINNPNGAYSQLIHLKEVNKESEQASDDQNRSEITAESSRHSSLRYSQRMSHLRSISQGSSVNSCSRRSFSAFGLPIEVLIPDDKWTEPEEKFPKVSIRRLAYLNKPEIPILLLGAMAAILNGTLFPIFGMLLSKVIKSFYEPPHKLRKDTNFWSIIFVILGVVSFLAIPARAYLFSVAGCKLIQRVRLMCFEKLVHMEVGWFDKPEHSCGSIGARLSADAARVRALVGDSLGQILDVVASAVAGLVIAFVGSWQLAMIILALIPLIGINAYAQLKFMKGFSADAKMMYVEASQVANDAVGSIRTVASFCAEEKVMNLYRSKCEGPRKAGIKQGLITGTGYGTSFGLLFLAYATFFYAGAQLVEAGKATSSDVFQVFFALTMAATGVSQTSSMGPDTGKAKNVVSSIFAIIDQQSKIDASDESGITLDNFKGGIEFRHVSFKYPCRPDVQIFHDLSLTIHSNKTVALVGESGSGKSTVISLLQRFYEPDSGHIKLDGIEIQKFQVKWLRQQMGLVSQEPVLFNDTIRANIAYGKEEGNATETEIIDMAELANAHSFISGLQKGYDTIVGERGVQLSGGQKQRVAIARAMIKSPKILLLDEATSALDAVSEGVVQNALDKVRVNRTTVVVAHRLSTIKNADVIAVFKNGVIVEKGRHETLIKNKDGFYASLVSIHTSTDASTA; encoded by the exons ATGGAGATGGAAAATGGCTTGAACGTCGGAACAACAACCACGCAGGAGGGCGCTGAACTAAAAAACAACGTAGAAAAAGCTGAGAATAATAGCCCGAACGTGATCGGTGATCGAGAAGACTTCGAGAAGAGTACTGGAGGAGATCAGAATTCCAAAACTGTTCCATTTCTTAAGCTTTTCTCGTTTGCAGATTCCACTGATGTTTTCCTGATGATTGCTGGTACAATGGGTGCCATTGGAAATGGCTCAGGTCTGCCCCTTATAACAGTATTCTTCGGGGAAATGATTAATAGTTTGGGAAGTAGTACAGACATTGTTCCTTTAGTTTCCAAG GTCTGTCTAAAAGTAGTCTACCTGGGTATTGGGGTTGGTGCCGCAGGATTCATCC AGGTGGCTTGCTGGATGATCACAGGGGAGAGACAAGCTGCGAGAATACGGGGTTTGTACTTGAAGGCTATTTTGAGACAAGATGTGGCTTTTTTCGATAAAGAAACGAACACtggagaggtggttgagaggaTGTCTGGTGACACTGTTCTCATACAAGATGCGATGGGTGAGAAG GTTGGGAAATTTCTGCAGCTGATATCAACATTCATTGGAGGTTTTGTTGTGGCATTTTCCAAAGGCTGGCTTCTTACCCTTGTCATGTTGGCTTCATTTCCTCTTCTTGTGGCATCTGGTGGTCTTATGTCAATTGTGATGGCTAAGACAGCTTCCCGTGGACAAGCTGCTTATTCAAATGCAGCGAATGTGGTTGAACAAACAATCAGTTCAATCAGGACA GTGGCATCATTTACTGGGGAGAAACAAGCTGTAATGAACTATAAAAGGTTCCTGATGACAGATTACAAAGCTGGTGTTCATGAAGGCTTGGTTTCGGGGTTAGGTTTTGCAGCCTTTAAGTTAGTAGTATTTGGCAGCTTTGCTATGGCAGTATGGTTTGGATCAAAATTGATACTGAATAAAGGATACAATGGGGGTGATGTGCTGAATGTGATTACGGCTGTGTTGACTGGATCTGC GTCCCTAGGCGAGGCATCTCCCTGCATGAATGCCTTCGTTGCCGGTAAAGCTGCTGCATATAAGATGTTTAAGACTATTGAGAGGAAGCCAAAGATAGATACGTATAGCACAAAGGGAAAGATTTTGGATGATATTCATGGAGATATTGAGTTGAGAGATGTCTTTTTTAGTTATCCAGCCAGACCCAACGAGCAAATATTCAGTGGATTCTCTCTTTATATCAATAGAGGCACAACTTCAGCTTTGGTTGGACAAAGTGGAAGTGGGAAGTCAACAGTGATAAGTCTAATAGAGAGATTCTATGATCCACAGGCTGGAGAAGTTCTGATAGATGGGATTAACCTCAAAGATTTCCATCTTAAATGGATTAGGCAGAAAATTGGTCTTGTTAGCCAAGAACCTGTGTTGTTTGCATCCAGCATTAAGGATAATATTGCATATGGAAAGGATGGTACAACCTTTGAAGAGATAAGAGTTGCCACTGAACTTGCAAATGCTgctaaatttattgataaattgcCTCag GGACTAGATACCGTGGTTGGTGGGCATGGAATGCAGCTATCTGGTGGTCAGAAGCAAAGAATTGCCATTGCAAGAGCAATTCTAAAAGACCCTCGAATTTTACTTCTGGATGAAGCTACAAGTGCACTTGATGCAGAATCTGAGAGAATTGTGCAGGAGGCATTGGACAGGATCATGGTCAACCGAACTACCGTTATTGTTGCCCATCGTTTAAGTACAGTCAGAAATGCTGATATGATTGCAGTCATTCGACAAGGAAAGATAGTTGAAAAGG GATCACACTCGGAACTAATCAACAATCCTAATGGAGCATACTCACAACTCATACACTTGAAAGAAGTAAACAAAGAGTCGGAACAGGCATCTGACGATCAAAACAGATCAGAAATTACTGCTGAATCTTCTAGACACTCAAGTCTGAGATACAGTCAAAGAATGTCACACCTAAGATCTATAAGTCAGGGATCATCTGTTAATAGTTGCAGCCGCCGTTCATTCTCAGCCTTTGGATTGCCCATAGAAGTCCTCATCCCTGATGATAAGTGGACAGAACCAGAAGAAAAGTTTCCAAAGGTCTCAATCCGCCGCCTTGCCTACCTCAACAAGCCAGAGATTCCTATTCTTCTTCTTGGGGCTATGGCTGCAATCCTAAATGGCACATTATTTCCTATATTTGGTATGCTGCTCTCCAAGGTAATCAAATCCTTTTACGAACCACCGCATAAACTGAGAAAGGACACAAATTTTTGGTCAATAATATTTGTGATCCTTGGTGTGGTATCGTTTCTTGCAATTCCAGCACGAGCATACCTTTTTTCTGTGGCCGGTTGCAAGTTAATTCAACGTGTTAGATTGATGTGTTTTGAGAAGTTGGTTCACATGGAGGTTGGTTGGTTTGATAAGCCTGAGCACTCATGTGGCTCGATTGGTGCTAGGCTTTCAGCAGATGCTGCTAGAGTGCGAGCTCTTGTTGGAGATTCACTTGGTCAGATTCTTGATGTTGTTGCTTCAGCAGTTGCAGGTTTAGTCATTGCATTTGTTGGAAGTTGGCAGTTGGCAATGATTATCCTTGCATTGATTCCTCTGATTGGTATCAATGCATATGCTCAATTAAAGTTCATGAAAGGATTCAGTGCAGATGCAAAG ATGATGTATGTGGAAGCAAGCCAAGTTGCCAATGATGCAGTTGGGAGTATAAGAACTGTTGCTTCTTTCTGTGCTGAAGAGAAGGTGATGAATCTATACAGAAGCAAATGTGAAGGCCCAAGGAAGGCAGGGATAAAGCAAGGCTTGATCACTGGAACAGGATATGGGACATCTTTTGGCTTGTTGTTTCTTGCCTATGCTACCTTTTTCTATGCAGGAGCTCAACTGGTTGAGGCAGGGAAAGCAACATCCTCAGATGTTTTCCAA GTTTTCTTTGCTTTGACCATGGCAGCCACGGGAGTTTCTCAAACAAGTTCCATGGGTCCAGATACTGGCAAAGCCAAGAATGTTGTTTCTTCCATATTTGCAATAATAGACCAGCAATCGAAGATAGATGCAAGTGATGAGTCTGGTATAACCTTAGACAATTTCAAAGGAGGAATTGAGTTTCGTCATGTAAGCTTTAAGTATCCATGCAGGCCAGATGTTCAGATTTTCCATGACCTCAGCTTGACTATCCATTCTAACAAG acaGTTGCCTTGGTTGGAGAAAGTGGGAGTGGGAAATCCACAGTCATCTCATTGCTGCAAAGGTTTTATGAACCTGATTCTGGTCATATTAAACTTGATGGAATTGAAATTCAGAAGTTTCAAGTGAAGTGGCTGAGGCAGCAAATGGGTCTCGTGAGTCAAGAACCAGTTTTGTTCAATGACACTATTCGTGCCAACATTGCATAtggaaaggaagaaggaaatgcAACAGAGACAGAAATTATAGACATGGCAGAGTTGGCAAATGCTCATAGCTTCATTAGTGGCTTGCAAAAG GGTTATGATACCATAGTAGGAGAACGTGGAGTCCAGTTGTCCGGTGGGCAGAAGCAACGAGTAGCCATTGCACGAGCCATGATCAAAAGTCCGAAGATATTACTGTTAGATGAGGCTACCAGTGCACTAGATGCCGTGTCGGAAGGAGTGGTTCAAAATGCATTAGATAAAGTTAGGGTTAACCGGACAACGGTGGTGGTGGCTCATCGATTATCCACAATCAAGAATGCCGATGTAATCGCAGTTTTTAAAAATGGAGTTATTGTAGAGAAAGGGAGACATGAGACTTTGATTAAAAACAAGGATGGCTTTTATGCCTCCTTGGTTTCAATTCACACCAGTACTGATGCTTCCACTGCCTAG
- the LOC118343757 gene encoding ABC transporter B family member 4-like isoform X2: MEMENGLNVGTTTTQEGAELKNNVEKAENNSPNVIGDREDFEKSTGGDQNSKTVPFLKLFSFADSTDVFLMIAGTMGAIGNGSGLPLITVFFGEMINSLGSSTDIVPLVSKVCLKVVYLGIGVGAAGFIQVACWMITGERQAARIRGLYLKAILRQDVAFFDKETNTGEVVERMSGDTVLIQDAMGEKVGKFLQLISTFIGGFVVAFSKGWLLTLVMLASFPLLVASGGLMSIVMAKTASRGQAAYSNAANVVEQTISSIRTVASFTGEKQAVMNYKRFLMTDYKAGVHEGLVSGLGFAAFKLVVFGSFAMAVWFGSKLILNKGYNGGDVLNVITAVLTGSASLGEASPCMNAFVAGKAAAYKMFKTIERKPKIDTYSTKGKILDDIHGDIELRDVFFSYPARPNEQIFSGFSLYINRGTTSALVGQSGSGKSTVISLIERFYDPQAGEVLIDGINLKDFHLKWIRQKIGLVSQEPVLFASSIKDNIAYGKDGTTFEEIRVATELANAAKFIDKLPQGLDTVVGGHGMQLSGGQKQRIAIARAILKDPRILLLDEATSALDAESERIVQEALDRIMVNRTTVIVAHRLSTVRNADMIAVIRQGKIVEKGSHSELINNPNGAYSQLIHLKEVNKESEQASDDQNRSEITAESSRHSSLRYSQRMSHLRSISQGSSVNSCSRRSFSAFGLPIEVLIPDDKWTEPEEKFPKVSIRRLAYLNKPEIPILLLGAMAAILNGTLFPIFGMLLSKVIKSFYEPPHKLRKDTNFWSIIFVILGVVSFLAIPARAYLFSVAGCKLIQRVRLMCFEKLVHMEVGWFDKPEHSCGSIGARLSADAARVRALVGDSLGQILDVVASAVAGLVIAFVGSWQLAMIILALIPLIGINAYAQLKFMKGFSADAKMMYVEASQVANDAVGSIRTVASFCAEEKVMNLYRSKCEGPRKAGIKQGLITGTGYGTSFGLLFLAYATFFYAGAQLVEAGKATSSDVFQVFFALTMAATGVSQTSSMGPDTGKAKNVVSSIFAIIDQQSKIDASDESGITLDNFKGGIEFRHVSFKYPCRPDVQIFHDLSLTIHSNKLPWLEKVGVGNPQSSHCCKGFMNLILVILNLMELKFRSFK; the protein is encoded by the exons ATGGAGATGGAAAATGGCTTGAACGTCGGAACAACAACCACGCAGGAGGGCGCTGAACTAAAAAACAACGTAGAAAAAGCTGAGAATAATAGCCCGAACGTGATCGGTGATCGAGAAGACTTCGAGAAGAGTACTGGAGGAGATCAGAATTCCAAAACTGTTCCATTTCTTAAGCTTTTCTCGTTTGCAGATTCCACTGATGTTTTCCTGATGATTGCTGGTACAATGGGTGCCATTGGAAATGGCTCAGGTCTGCCCCTTATAACAGTATTCTTCGGGGAAATGATTAATAGTTTGGGAAGTAGTACAGACATTGTTCCTTTAGTTTCCAAG GTCTGTCTAAAAGTAGTCTACCTGGGTATTGGGGTTGGTGCCGCAGGATTCATCC AGGTGGCTTGCTGGATGATCACAGGGGAGAGACAAGCTGCGAGAATACGGGGTTTGTACTTGAAGGCTATTTTGAGACAAGATGTGGCTTTTTTCGATAAAGAAACGAACACtggagaggtggttgagaggaTGTCTGGTGACACTGTTCTCATACAAGATGCGATGGGTGAGAAG GTTGGGAAATTTCTGCAGCTGATATCAACATTCATTGGAGGTTTTGTTGTGGCATTTTCCAAAGGCTGGCTTCTTACCCTTGTCATGTTGGCTTCATTTCCTCTTCTTGTGGCATCTGGTGGTCTTATGTCAATTGTGATGGCTAAGACAGCTTCCCGTGGACAAGCTGCTTATTCAAATGCAGCGAATGTGGTTGAACAAACAATCAGTTCAATCAGGACA GTGGCATCATTTACTGGGGAGAAACAAGCTGTAATGAACTATAAAAGGTTCCTGATGACAGATTACAAAGCTGGTGTTCATGAAGGCTTGGTTTCGGGGTTAGGTTTTGCAGCCTTTAAGTTAGTAGTATTTGGCAGCTTTGCTATGGCAGTATGGTTTGGATCAAAATTGATACTGAATAAAGGATACAATGGGGGTGATGTGCTGAATGTGATTACGGCTGTGTTGACTGGATCTGC GTCCCTAGGCGAGGCATCTCCCTGCATGAATGCCTTCGTTGCCGGTAAAGCTGCTGCATATAAGATGTTTAAGACTATTGAGAGGAAGCCAAAGATAGATACGTATAGCACAAAGGGAAAGATTTTGGATGATATTCATGGAGATATTGAGTTGAGAGATGTCTTTTTTAGTTATCCAGCCAGACCCAACGAGCAAATATTCAGTGGATTCTCTCTTTATATCAATAGAGGCACAACTTCAGCTTTGGTTGGACAAAGTGGAAGTGGGAAGTCAACAGTGATAAGTCTAATAGAGAGATTCTATGATCCACAGGCTGGAGAAGTTCTGATAGATGGGATTAACCTCAAAGATTTCCATCTTAAATGGATTAGGCAGAAAATTGGTCTTGTTAGCCAAGAACCTGTGTTGTTTGCATCCAGCATTAAGGATAATATTGCATATGGAAAGGATGGTACAACCTTTGAAGAGATAAGAGTTGCCACTGAACTTGCAAATGCTgctaaatttattgataaattgcCTCag GGACTAGATACCGTGGTTGGTGGGCATGGAATGCAGCTATCTGGTGGTCAGAAGCAAAGAATTGCCATTGCAAGAGCAATTCTAAAAGACCCTCGAATTTTACTTCTGGATGAAGCTACAAGTGCACTTGATGCAGAATCTGAGAGAATTGTGCAGGAGGCATTGGACAGGATCATGGTCAACCGAACTACCGTTATTGTTGCCCATCGTTTAAGTACAGTCAGAAATGCTGATATGATTGCAGTCATTCGACAAGGAAAGATAGTTGAAAAGG GATCACACTCGGAACTAATCAACAATCCTAATGGAGCATACTCACAACTCATACACTTGAAAGAAGTAAACAAAGAGTCGGAACAGGCATCTGACGATCAAAACAGATCAGAAATTACTGCTGAATCTTCTAGACACTCAAGTCTGAGATACAGTCAAAGAATGTCACACCTAAGATCTATAAGTCAGGGATCATCTGTTAATAGTTGCAGCCGCCGTTCATTCTCAGCCTTTGGATTGCCCATAGAAGTCCTCATCCCTGATGATAAGTGGACAGAACCAGAAGAAAAGTTTCCAAAGGTCTCAATCCGCCGCCTTGCCTACCTCAACAAGCCAGAGATTCCTATTCTTCTTCTTGGGGCTATGGCTGCAATCCTAAATGGCACATTATTTCCTATATTTGGTATGCTGCTCTCCAAGGTAATCAAATCCTTTTACGAACCACCGCATAAACTGAGAAAGGACACAAATTTTTGGTCAATAATATTTGTGATCCTTGGTGTGGTATCGTTTCTTGCAATTCCAGCACGAGCATACCTTTTTTCTGTGGCCGGTTGCAAGTTAATTCAACGTGTTAGATTGATGTGTTTTGAGAAGTTGGTTCACATGGAGGTTGGTTGGTTTGATAAGCCTGAGCACTCATGTGGCTCGATTGGTGCTAGGCTTTCAGCAGATGCTGCTAGAGTGCGAGCTCTTGTTGGAGATTCACTTGGTCAGATTCTTGATGTTGTTGCTTCAGCAGTTGCAGGTTTAGTCATTGCATTTGTTGGAAGTTGGCAGTTGGCAATGATTATCCTTGCATTGATTCCTCTGATTGGTATCAATGCATATGCTCAATTAAAGTTCATGAAAGGATTCAGTGCAGATGCAAAG ATGATGTATGTGGAAGCAAGCCAAGTTGCCAATGATGCAGTTGGGAGTATAAGAACTGTTGCTTCTTTCTGTGCTGAAGAGAAGGTGATGAATCTATACAGAAGCAAATGTGAAGGCCCAAGGAAGGCAGGGATAAAGCAAGGCTTGATCACTGGAACAGGATATGGGACATCTTTTGGCTTGTTGTTTCTTGCCTATGCTACCTTTTTCTATGCAGGAGCTCAACTGGTTGAGGCAGGGAAAGCAACATCCTCAGATGTTTTCCAA GTTTTCTTTGCTTTGACCATGGCAGCCACGGGAGTTTCTCAAACAAGTTCCATGGGTCCAGATACTGGCAAAGCCAAGAATGTTGTTTCTTCCATATTTGCAATAATAGACCAGCAATCGAAGATAGATGCAAGTGATGAGTCTGGTATAACCTTAGACAATTTCAAAGGAGGAATTGAGTTTCGTCATGTAAGCTTTAAGTATCCATGCAGGCCAGATGTTCAGATTTTCCATGACCTCAGCTTGACTATCCATTCTAACAAG TTGCCTTGGTTGGAGAAAGTGGGAGTGGGAAATCCACAGTCATCTCATTGCTGCAAAGGTTTTATGAACCTGATTCTGGTCATATTAAACTTGATGGAATTGAAATTCAGAAGTTTCAAGTGA